Genomic window (Vigna radiata var. radiata cultivar VC1973A chromosome 1, Vradiata_ver6, whole genome shotgun sequence):
atttaaaaaatattttttgactccatttagacgtctgatcccgccactccgacttctaaagcactttagacatCTGTTGTGGGAGGAACCAACgtcgacttctaaagcactttagacgtttgttattagggggaaccgacgtctatagacatcTGTTATGGCGGGAACCGACTTTTAAATACTCAgcctagaaatttaaaaagtcactttttgactccatttagacgtttgatctcgccactccgacttctaaagccatttagaCGTTTGTTGTGGGGGGAATCAACGTCTAAACACTcaacccagaaatttaaaaattcacttattgactccatttagacgtctgatcccacCACTCCAACTTATATAGCcttttagacgtctgttgtggggAGAATTGACGTCTAAAGAATCCacccaaaaattttaaaattcactttttgactccatttagatgTCTGATCCcaccactccgacttctaaagccttTTAAATGTCTATTATGGGGGAAACGACGTCtgtagacgtctgttatgggggaaccgacttctaaatgtctgcattaaaacactgtGAATGCGAGGCAGCAAttacgcgcactcattgttcatcatcgtCCTTGCATTTTCTCTCCACTGGCTACGTTTTttaggttcgttttctcacttttgcacggtttaaaattaattttactccaTTTACATTACATCTTTGATGAATtgtctttcatttgaaccgataaAAATACGCGTTCGTTGAGTTTTTGTACAGTTTTGCTCGTGTCCTTGGGCGGCGTTCTTGGGCGGTGTTCTTGGGCGACGATTTCTTGCGTTGTGCAgtcctccaattccctccactacattattaaaaccatccaatacaaaaaaaaaaaaaacatataatccattctcttcaactaaaatacaAAGTTGTAAACTCAAATCATCATGAGCCAAGAGCAATTCGAGAGGCCTCAAGCGGAAAAAGATCCTATCAAATACAGTGACATTTTAGACATCTGACCTATaaagtccgacgtctatatagacgtctgacctatatagtccgacgtttatatagacgtctgacctataaggtccgacgtcccattaacatCACCCACAAAGACGTCGGTTGAGGATGTAACGTTAAGagcccaaaataacatacgtATAAAACACTTTCTGCACTAATgatatataagtataaataatatatatatatatatatatatatatatatatatatatatattatttattcatagtCATCCAGCATACATAAATACTCGACCAATACATTTTAGTCTGTTACTAAAAATATGTATagcatttcttttttcaaatttactttgcttacatttttgttttgtttaatttatctatatttgAGATTCTTTATTTCaatgtaatatttgtttttcatttttatcttttaaataactatttttataaattaaaacaattaatttatcaattttaccttttatatgatattttttaaaaccattaatttatcaattttaccttatatatcaattttttaaagttgatatttttatttgatattttttaaaatttattattttttaaatttaaataattaattataataaaattataaaaattatttatatttacttttataatttaataataataattttattataaaaaagtaaacacaCAAATGtgtttttactaattttttacaaaagaaactaTTAGAATGACTTGtaaaatatttcacatattatttttcaaaagtgatttaattaaaatatatgagaaGTAATTTCCCAACAAAGTATATATTTAAGAACCCCGAAAGTCGagaataagtatttttttaatctcataaacgtattcttttatttaataaaatatttgaagaataagAGACATCAATACTCATGTTTTTCAATAACATTGTgctagttttttattttgtaaagttttgttAACACGAATACCAAATTCGTAAAAACAACTATATTGACAAAATATTGTTCTAAAAGTGTTATTTGAATGCTGATGAAATAGATTTAGTCGGTAGGAACAAGTATATGAGAATAGGAAGAAAATGTAAAGAGAAATAAGTAGAAATTTGAAGAGAAGGACctaagagaaaagagagagaaatctcataatattttatacattttttaataaatatatcattagttcttaactttgaaaagttGAAATCTGATTTAATCCAAATTATTTCAGAGAATAATTGTTATGAGTACGGAAACAACTTTACATCTCTTATTTGAATGCTCACAAACAAAATATCTTGAGTGAGAAATTATGACCAAACCCTTGATCAATTATGCTAGCACTACATcttaactttagaaaaaattTGTCATGTTTTCCCAGTGTCAGTTATGACAGTTTAGTATATAAGTGtagttttctatatattttgtacACACagaatagtaattaaaaattcaattctcTAACTAAATTGTTCTATGGAATACGGGAGCAACACACCAGAATATATTGTTCCTTAATCCACTAGTAGTAGTCCTAGACTCTTGATTAAATTGAAATGGATAATGCATTATAAATCAGTGGAAGAGGTGCCCTCATTTCACTTTGTTGTGGATAACTCAAGCAAATTCAATGCAGAACAGTCTACCACagaacaataatattataacagAGAGATTTTCACTGAATCTTTTCCTTCAACCGATTTCAACAATATATGTTCCAAGCTGAGAATGTTAAATTTGTATTTCCAGCCATAAAAGTCCataaaatctattataatatttaggTTGTCGATTAAGGCTAATCTTTCCTTATCAGAAGGAAAAGACTACTTTATGCAGAGAGCGTAGCAACAAGCTTCTTGAACCTGTTGagtcttttaaattttactgCTTGCTTTTGTCCCATGCTTCCTGGTTACAATATCATCATACAAAACTATTTTATGCAGACACAGAATTACCATTATGTTTGATTCGCGTTTCACAACTACAAACTCGTAAGGTATACGTGCAGGTGAAATTAAGATACTTGGAGGATAAcaaaaatgttgaaattgaCATAAATCATCGGAGAGAAAAATTGTTACAATAATCAAACACGTAGTCTTGAAATCGGTTTACTTTGCAACCTGTCTTCATTCACAAGAGAGATAGAAGCAACTTGATTCCTGTACAGAGACATGAAACATCAGAAATATGAAACTAAACACATGAATTTTGAGCTTTAGCAGTAGTAGTAGGTGTTCTCATCTACTTGATCGATTCCCTCAACGTGGCTTTGGGTCAACAATTTCAGAGAAAACAGTCCCAGACACTAATCTATCACTCTCTTTATAGCTGCTACTAAGCTCTTCGCTGCTGGTACTCACACTCACCACACTTCCACTACTCTTGTTAAAATCCGAAACCTGACCCACACTCGTTCCACTACTGAACAAATCTTCCATACCTTCCTCCCTTCTTTCATTATCCCCTTCACCACCAATCACGTTAGCATTATCGCGCTGTTCCGCACTCTCTTGTAACTGCAACGCAAACTCCAGCATCCAAACGACGTCGTTCATCGACGGCCTCTGCGTTCCATCGTCCAACAAACAACTCACCCCAATCTCGCAGAACTTCCTCAAGCACTCTGGTGCGATCCTCCCCTTCAATGTCGGGTCAACAATCTGCGCAATTGTCCCATTTTGGTAACAGTGTCTCGCCCAATCAGCCAGTGACACCTGTTTTTTCTCCGCCGTGCGGATCAGAGGCGGACGAGCGCAGAGTAATTCAAATAAAACGACGCCGAAAGAGTACACGTCAGACTTTTCCGTCAATTGCTGTCGTTTGTAATACTCTGGGTCTAAATACCCTATGCTCCCCTTCACTACAGTGCTCACATGGGCCTTTGACATGCCCGTGGGTCCAATTCGAGAAAGCCCGAAGTCCGAAACCTTGGCTACCCACTTATCATCCAACAAGATGTTCGTGGTTTTCACGTCGCGGTGGATGATCGTGTGCTTCGCGCCAGTGTGGAGATAGTGCAGCCCACGCGCGGCGCCGATGCAGATCTTCAGGCGCTCCTTCCACGGGATAGCGGGGTTGTCCGTGTTGTAGAGATGGTCGCGTAGGGTGCCACGTGCCATGAAGTCGTAGATGAGGATCATCTCGTTCATTTCGTTGCAGTATCCGATTAGGGACACGAGATGAAGATGGCGGAGCTGCGAGAGCATCTCGATCTCGTTCATGAACTCGTGCGCACCCTGCTGTGAACCCGGTTTGAGTCGCTTGATGGCCACTGGGGTGGAACCCCCATCGATGTAGCCCTTATACACATGGCCAAATCCCCCGGCGCCGACGATGAAAACGTCGTCGAAGTTATTGGTGGCGGCTCTGATCTCCGTCAGGGAGAAGTGGCGGCAGAGATCGGACGGTAGAGAGGAGTTCGTAGTGGTTGACTTGGTCGTTGTAAAGGAGAGTGGACCCCATTTGGAAGTCGCAGAAGACTTTGACttgttgtaatcttttggcTTTGTGGTTCTCTTGCGTCTGAAAAACACGACAAGGAAAACTATTAGCGAGATCAAAACGATTCCTGACACCACCCCTGCTATGGCGCCAATAATCGTCGTTGAGCTTCCGCTTCTGGTCTTTCCGTTTTGACCGGGAATGTTGGTCTGCGGAGTCTGAACCGGGTCCGGGTTGGGTCCGGCTAGGTTGTTTGAGCCAGCTTCACTGATTTTGAAGATCTCGAGACCGTTCAGGAAGGCGTCACTGTATTTCGTATCCACACCGCTTTCGTAAGGGTGCATTTGAAGGGAGAGATTAAACTTTTTCTGAGCACCATTCTCAGGAATAAAAACGGCGTAGTTTCTATGCACAGCTAGACCCTTTTGTTGATTACTCCATTTCATTACATCTGCACGATCATCAGCCACCTGACTCGTTatgtaaatatgaaattttctgtcaccaattttattaatattgggATCAAGCTCGCAAAAGTGGAGCCTGAGAACGTAAGTGAAGCCATAATCAACGGGGAACTCCCAAGTGAGGTTGCTCATTTTGTTCAGAGTGGCGTTTGTGCCCATGTTACGCGCTGTTCTGAACAGTTCCTTTGGTGCCAAGTAATCGGGATTCACGGTTATGTCCATTTTCCCATCCACGTCAGCTGGTAGATCATCATTCTTTGGATTGCGTTTGATAAAGTAAGGTTCTTCGGCAGCCCAATCCCTGAACAAACCGCTGTCGTTATATGGCGAGATTTCTTGTCCCCCGGCTTTGATTCTATACTCAGTCTGAAGAGCAAAGCTGGTTCCAACACTGTACAGGGTGCTAGTTCCGACGGTCGTGAAGCCCGTGTCATTTGCTGGTGTGTAATATAAATCGGTTGGCATGGAAAGTACCTCGATTCCATTGATGAAAGCGTAAGAGTTTGGATGCGAGGGGATGAAGGTGAGGATAAGCCTCTCACCGTCGTTGACGTTGACCACGTATTCCCTGAAGATAGTGTCCGTGGCTTGAGCATCGGCGTTAAGAGAGGCGTTGAAATCGTTGAGGAGAATAAAATGGTTGGATTGAACGGAGAAGGAAGCGTGGTTGCGGGGAAAGGAAGGGTAGTCAGCAGGGTAGAAGAAGAGGCGAAGGAATTTGGTGCCTGGGGAGACAGGGAAGGAGTAATTGAATTGGGAACGGGACAAGCGTGCAGTAGAGAAGGGGACTTGATTGGTTGAAGGAGACTGTGTTGACGCCTTGTCTGAAACGGTAGTATCTTGGGAAGATAAGTACTTTGTGTCTGTGTCACCGGTCCAGGTTCTTTGACCATCGGAGGAGTTCCCGGTGGTGCCGCAATTGATGGTGAAAACTTCCTCTGAGATGTAGGCTTGGAGGCGTGTGGAGAAGTGTAgtaggaggaggaagaagagttTTAAGAAGGTGAAAGTGAAGATGGTCATGATTTGCagtgagaagagaaaaaagaacaaaGTCACTGAAACTATGAGGACTTAGTACTTATTATCTTGATTAATGGCTCGGGGTAGTTGCTAGGAAGCACGGGAGATAGTGTTGCTAGTGGAAGACGATTGCGACGACTCCTGTGTGGCGAAATATGATTCTTGCTTTGGTTGCAGTTATCTCTTTTTGACCACTTCAACTTTGACACTCAAATTTCCACGGTTTTGTTATACAAGATTACAACCTTACTTGaaagaaagggaaaacaaaaacaaagattaGAGTACGATAATTTCAGCTTTGTCTTGTCTATGCAATTAGCAAGCTTTTGTTCACATGCTTAAAGAATAATCCCTTTCTTTCTAGAATTTCTTTTGGATTTTTGCTAATCAGTTtcattagaaaattaaaatattgaaaattatcataaggaaaattttaaaaaacatgaaaGACGCGTTTCTAGGCATCTTAAAAAATTCCTTTAACAGAAATTAAAGATGAATTACTCCAACTTCAAAGATGTATTAGTcaaattatctaaatttttctatttttataattttctattcatataaaatattgtttaaaagaaCGGTAACATGTTACGTTCCTTTCATGCAGATGTTTTTTTACATCACTCATAATGCATGCAGATGTGATTCATAATCATTCTAAACAATAGCGCAATTTGTCCATGTTGATTAATTATGTCCTGTTATTTCTGTCATAAAGATTATATTAGGTTGATGGTAAGTGatactttttaagaaaaatttatcattaatactatgagatattatttttagattagAAATAATAGTATATGACATCATTGTTTTGTCATCTAATATTACTTATCTTGTGATGCCTAAGTGAAGGGTGGATATCATTTGGACAGTGTTGTACTCTAGTGATAGTGGCACTAATAAAAAACATCACAATAATTGAATGTTCTATTCAAATATGGACTTTTCCATTTGTTGTTCTTCACAAGACTCCATGGTGGAATCCATTTTCTTCCTCATGTCACTTCAAGATTTCTAAAATCatagtttttcacaaaattttattcCAGATATGAATTTTTCTAAGCATAACAAGCATGTCAAAGAAGTAACCATGATTAAATAACCTATTAAAAGGGACACTAATTGCTGAATTTGACCATTGAAAATACATGACAAGTActtatacaatatatatatatatatatatatatatatatatat
Coding sequences:
- the LOC106771485 gene encoding receptor-like protein kinase FERONIA, yielding MTIFTFTFLKLFFLLLLHFSTRLQAYISEEVFTINCGTTGNSSDGQRTWTGDTDTKYLSSQDTTVSDKASTQSPSTNQVPFSTARLSRSQFNYSFPVSPGTKFLRLFFYPADYPSFPRNHASFSVQSNHFILLNDFNASLNADAQATDTIFREYVVNVNDGERLILTFIPSHPNSYAFINGIEVLSMPTDLYYTPANDTGFTTVGTSTLYSVGTSFALQTEYRIKAGGQEISPYNDSGLFRDWAAEEPYFIKRNPKNDDLPADVDGKMDITVNPDYLAPKELFRTARNMGTNATLNKMSNLTWEFPVDYGFTYVLRLHFCELDPNINKIGDRKFHIYITSQVADDRADVMKWSNQQKGLAVHRNYAVFIPENGAQKKFNLSLQMHPYESGVDTKYSDAFLNGLEIFKISEAGSNNLAGPNPDPVQTPQTNIPGQNGKTRSGSSTTIIGAIAGVVSGIVLISLIVFLVVFFRRKRTTKPKDYNKSKSSATSKWGPLSFTTTKSTTTNSSLPSDLCRHFSLTEIRAATNNFDDVFIVGAGGFGHVYKGYIDGGSTPVAIKRLKPGSQQGAHEFMNEIEMLSQLRHLHLVSLIGYCNEMNEMILIYDFMARGTLRDHLYNTDNPAIPWKERLKICIGAARGLHYLHTGAKHTIIHRDVKTTNILLDDKWVAKVSDFGLSRIGPTGMSKAHVSTVVKGSIGYLDPEYYKRQQLTEKSDVYSFGVVLFELLCARPPLIRTAEKKQVSLADWARHCYQNGTIAQIVDPTLKGRIAPECLRKFCEIGVSCLLDDGTQRPSMNDVVWMLEFALQLQESAEQRDNANVIGGEGDNERREEGMEDLFSSGTSVGQVSDFNKSSGSVVSVSTSSEELSSSYKESDRLVSGTVFSEIVDPKPR